In Hyphomicrobium denitrificans 1NES1, one DNA window encodes the following:
- a CDS encoding ABC transporter ATP-binding protein, whose protein sequence is MANTTPLVDVRNLSVAFGDGADDVRVVKGVSFHIGKGEIAALVGESGSGKTVSAMSILQLLPTSASYPTGEILFEGKDILKATEAQLRGIRGKRISIIFQEPMTTLNPLHTIEVQVGEIIKLHQKLSDSDTRERVVELLTKVGIRDPEKRLSAYPHQLSGGQRQRVMIAIALANQPDLLIADEPTTALDVTIQAQILELLKALQKEMGMAMLLITHDLGIVRRMAERVYVMKSGEIVETGNTEAVFTSPKHPYTRHLIEAEPKGEPPAVDTSRPVVVETDNLKVWFPIKHGLLKRTVDYVKAVDGLSMKVRAGETLGVVGESGSGKTTLGLAILRLLSSEGPIAYVGKRIDSLNSKQMRPLRKEMQIVFQDPYGSLSPRLTIEQIIEEGLLIQNPELDEDGRSERVATALQEVGLDPATRDRYPHEFSGGQRQRIAIARAMVLQPKFVMLDEPTSALDMSVQAQIVDLLRDLQRKRDLAYLFISHDLKVVRALCNYVIVMKNGKVVEEGPAREIFDYPKDDYTKALLAAAFDIKVTHRAALAT, encoded by the coding sequence ATGGCCAACACCACTCCACTCGTCGACGTGCGCAATCTCTCAGTCGCTTTTGGCGACGGCGCGGATGACGTGCGCGTCGTCAAAGGCGTCTCTTTCCATATCGGCAAGGGCGAGATCGCTGCGCTCGTCGGGGAATCGGGCTCCGGCAAGACCGTCTCGGCGATGTCGATCCTGCAACTTCTTCCGACATCCGCGTCGTATCCGACAGGCGAAATCCTGTTCGAAGGCAAGGATATCCTGAAAGCCACCGAAGCGCAGTTGCGCGGCATCCGGGGCAAGCGGATTTCGATCATCTTCCAGGAGCCGATGACGACGCTCAATCCGCTGCACACGATCGAGGTGCAGGTGGGCGAGATCATCAAGCTGCACCAGAAACTTTCCGACAGCGATACGCGTGAACGGGTCGTCGAGCTTTTGACCAAGGTCGGCATCCGCGATCCGGAAAAACGGCTTTCCGCTTATCCGCACCAGCTGTCCGGCGGCCAGCGCCAGCGCGTGATGATCGCGATCGCCCTTGCCAACCAGCCCGATCTTCTCATCGCGGACGAACCGACGACGGCACTCGATGTCACGATCCAGGCGCAAATTCTGGAGCTCTTGAAGGCGCTGCAGAAAGAGATGGGCATGGCGATGCTGCTGATCACGCATGATCTCGGCATCGTCCGGCGCATGGCCGAGCGCGTCTATGTCATGAAGAGCGGTGAAATCGTCGAGACGGGAAATACGGAAGCGGTTTTCACGTCTCCGAAGCACCCCTATACGCGGCATCTGATCGAAGCCGAGCCCAAGGGCGAGCCGCCTGCTGTCGACACCTCCCGCCCCGTCGTCGTCGAGACGGATAATCTCAAGGTCTGGTTTCCGATCAAGCACGGGCTGCTGAAAAGGACGGTCGATTACGTCAAGGCGGTCGACGGGCTTTCGATGAAGGTCCGCGCGGGCGAGACGCTGGGCGTTGTCGGAGAATCCGGATCGGGCAAGACGACACTCGGGCTGGCGATCCTGCGACTGCTCTCGTCCGAAGGGCCGATCGCCTACGTCGGCAAGCGCATCGACAGTCTCAACAGCAAACAGATGCGGCCGCTGCGCAAGGAAATGCAGATCGTTTTCCAGGACCCTTACGGGTCGCTGTCGCCGCGTTTGACGATCGAACAGATCATCGAAGAAGGTCTTCTGATCCAGAATCCGGAACTCGATGAGGACGGCCGGAGCGAGCGCGTCGCAACGGCACTCCAGGAAGTCGGGCTCGATCCCGCAACCCGCGACCGCTATCCGCACGAGTTCTCGGGCGGACAGCGCCAGCGCATCGCCATTGCACGGGCCATGGTCTTGCAACCGAAGTTCGTCATGCTCGATGAGCCGACGAGCGCGCTCGACATGAGCGTGCAAGCGCAGATCGTCGATCTCCTGCGCGACCTGCAGAGAAAGCGCGATCTCGCCTATCTGTTCATCAGCCACGACCTCAAAGTCGTCAGAGCGTTATGCAACTACGTTATCGTGATGAAAAACGGTAAGGTCGTCGAGGAAGGTCCGGCGCGGGAAATCTTCGATTATCCGAAAGACGACTATACGAAGGCCCTGCTCGCCGCGGCGTTCGACATCAAGGTCACGCATCGCGCGGCGCTCGCGACGTAA
- a CDS encoding OmpA family protein, producing the protein MISSRQAAVAAASLLSALILVPPATLADDKPPQGDAASEKDHNKKGAHGRDGGERQGPREEKHRGGPPPSENPQGRTFGQQPRPQRNQGFGNNPQPNKPAFAPGNNNNSGNKPAFTKQPPKTPLAQPPVINAAPKTPNAPPSTFSKERTQDQFKAGDHGKRDQKHFGDQGPRPGPANGPGSAPVNGPGSGPASKPTFAKPTNVPPPSFGAASPNRATNLPRPPSAADARKRFDNLRKARTEKVEAGGNVVIKEPGNRTIIKQNNRFVIQHDETERLRRVAPNARFEKGKSGTNIAVVDRPGNVKIYSETDASGNLIRRYRRGPDGRDVIIIDNRRRRHGGGGVGRDIAAGVGIGIGVVAGAALLNSVLDVPPPRVRIPRDQYIVEYEGASDEDVYDALSAPPVDDFSDRYTLDEIRATAALRDRMRRIDLDDINFEFGSWEVDPSEYGKLERVARAMKRVISRNPDEVFMIEGYTDAVGSPEDNLSLSDRRAESVAEVLTEEFQVPFENLVTQGYGEDYLKVPTQQAERLNRRVAVRRITPLLARGDQPPGQPVPPPGNRGDRYDSGPGPDDGGPGPGGPDAD; encoded by the coding sequence ATGATCTCGTCCCGACAGGCAGCTGTTGCAGCGGCTTCCCTTCTATCGGCCCTCATACTGGTGCCGCCCGCGACTCTTGCGGACGACAAACCACCTCAGGGCGACGCGGCGTCCGAGAAAGACCACAATAAAAAAGGAGCGCATGGAAGGGACGGCGGCGAGCGGCAAGGGCCGCGCGAGGAAAAACACCGTGGCGGGCCGCCACCAAGCGAGAATCCACAAGGCAGGACATTCGGACAGCAGCCGCGGCCGCAACGGAATCAGGGTTTTGGAAATAATCCGCAACCGAACAAGCCAGCCTTTGCGCCCGGCAACAATAACAACAGCGGCAACAAGCCAGCCTTCACCAAACAGCCGCCGAAGACACCGCTTGCGCAACCTCCTGTTATCAACGCGGCGCCAAAGACACCGAACGCTCCGCCAAGCACGTTCTCGAAAGAGCGCACGCAAGATCAGTTCAAGGCGGGCGACCACGGCAAGCGAGACCAGAAGCATTTCGGCGATCAAGGACCGCGGCCCGGACCAGCTAACGGCCCGGGTTCTGCTCCCGTCAACGGGCCTGGATCTGGACCGGCGTCCAAGCCAACCTTCGCGAAGCCGACGAACGTTCCGCCTCCGTCATTCGGCGCGGCATCGCCCAATCGCGCAACGAATCTTCCGAGGCCCCCGTCTGCGGCGGATGCCCGGAAACGCTTCGACAATCTCCGCAAGGCGCGGACCGAGAAGGTGGAAGCGGGCGGCAACGTCGTGATCAAGGAGCCCGGCAACCGAACGATCATCAAGCAGAACAACCGTTTCGTCATCCAGCATGACGAGACGGAACGGCTGAGGCGCGTCGCCCCGAATGCCCGCTTCGAGAAGGGCAAGAGCGGCACGAACATCGCCGTCGTCGACAGGCCTGGAAACGTGAAAATCTATTCCGAGACGGACGCCAGCGGAAATCTGATCCGAAGATACCGGCGTGGGCCTGACGGCCGCGACGTGATCATCATCGACAATCGCCGCAGACGGCATGGCGGTGGCGGTGTCGGGCGAGACATCGCGGCGGGCGTCGGGATCGGCATCGGCGTCGTGGCCGGTGCGGCACTTCTCAACTCCGTCCTCGATGTGCCGCCGCCGCGCGTGCGCATCCCGCGCGACCAGTACATCGTCGAATACGAAGGCGCGAGCGACGAGGACGTCTATGATGCCCTGAGCGCGCCGCCGGTGGACGACTTCAGCGATCGCTACACGCTCGACGAAATCCGCGCGACAGCAGCGCTGCGCGACCGCATGCGCCGCATCGACCTCGACGACATCAACTTCGAGTTCGGTTCGTGGGAAGTCGATCCGAGCGAATACGGCAAGCTCGAACGCGTGGCGCGTGCCATGAAGCGCGTCATCTCTCGCAACCCCGACGAAGTCTTCATGATCGAAGGCTACACGGATGCGGTCGGCTCGCCGGAAGATAACCTGTCGCTCTCTGACCGCCGCGCCGAATCCGTTGCAGAGGTTCTGACCGAGGAGTTCCAGGTGCCGTTCGAGAACCTGGTGACGCAGGGTTACGGGGAAGACTATCTCAAAGTTCCGACGCAACAGGCGGAACGGCTTAACCGGCGCGTCGCCGTTCGCCGCATTACGCCACTGCTGGCGCGAGGCGATCAGCCGCCGGGCCAGCCCGTACCGCCTCCTGGCAACCGCGGCGACCGTTATGATTCGGGACCGGGCCCGGATGACGGCGGCCCAGGTCCGGGCGGTCCGGACGCGGACTGA
- a CDS encoding ABC transporter permease — protein sequence MDQKTDNKRIETTAPVGLTRWQRFKRRFHLSPVNRRRLARFKAHKLGYRSFVIFTGLFLISLFAEFIANDRPLIVSYKGEILFPVLVDYPEEKFGGFLAVTDYRTPDIANEINANGWMIWPPIRYSYDTINKDYPGRIGTGGICLGYPAPPPWASSMKLCDAPADQLARFHELGNTNWLGLDSQGRDVVARVIYGFRISVLFGLLLTIVSSALGIVAGAVQGYFGGKVDLIFQRLLEIWNSIPELFVLLILSSLFIPGFWTLLGILMIFSWTSLVGLVRAEFLRGRNLEYVRAARALGLSDWQIIFKHLLPNATVATLTFLPFKLSGGIAALTALDFLGLGMPPGSPSLGELLLEGKKHLEAPWLGISGFISVSIILSLAIFMGEAVRDALDPRKTFRMRGKE from the coding sequence ATGGATCAGAAAACCGACAACAAACGGATTGAGACCACCGCGCCCGTGGGGCTGACACGCTGGCAACGCTTCAAGCGGCGCTTTCACCTGTCGCCCGTCAACCGGCGGCGGCTTGCGCGCTTCAAGGCGCACAAGCTCGGGTATCGTTCGTTTGTCATTTTCACCGGGTTGTTCCTGATCTCGCTCTTCGCGGAATTCATCGCCAACGACCGGCCGTTGATCGTCAGCTACAAGGGCGAAATCCTGTTTCCGGTGCTTGTCGATTATCCGGAAGAGAAGTTCGGCGGATTCCTTGCCGTCACGGACTACCGAACGCCCGACATCGCCAACGAGATCAATGCCAACGGCTGGATGATCTGGCCGCCGATCCGGTATTCCTACGACACGATCAACAAGGATTACCCCGGCCGTATCGGCACCGGCGGCATCTGCCTCGGCTATCCGGCGCCGCCACCCTGGGCTTCCTCGATGAAGCTCTGCGATGCGCCGGCCGATCAATTGGCGCGCTTCCATGAACTCGGAAATACCAATTGGCTCGGCCTCGACAGCCAGGGGCGCGATGTCGTTGCGCGCGTCATTTACGGGTTCCGGATTTCGGTTCTTTTCGGGCTTCTGCTGACCATCGTGTCGTCGGCGCTCGGCATCGTCGCGGGCGCGGTGCAGGGCTACTTCGGCGGCAAGGTCGACCTCATCTTCCAGCGGCTGCTCGAAATCTGGAATTCGATACCGGAACTCTTCGTGCTGCTGATCCTGTCGTCGCTGTTCATTCCGGGATTCTGGACGCTGCTCGGCATTCTGATGATCTTCAGCTGGACATCGCTCGTCGGGCTCGTGCGCGCCGAATTTCTGCGCGGGCGCAATCTCGAATACGTGCGTGCGGCGCGCGCGCTCGGGCTTTCCGACTGGCAGATTATCTTCAAGCACCTGTTACCCAACGCGACGGTTGCGACGCTGACATTCCTGCCGTTCAAACTGTCGGGCGGCATCGCGGCGCTGACGGCGCTCGACTTCCTGGGCCTCGGCATGCCGCCAGGATCGCCGTCGCTGGGCGAGCTTTTGCTCGAAGGCAAGAAACATCTCGAAGCGCCCTGGCTCGGTATCTCGGGCTTTATCTCCGTGTCGATCATTCTTTCGCTTGCGATCTTCATGGGTGAAGCGGTGCGTGACGCGCTCGATCCGCGCAAGACGTTCCGGATGCGGGGGAAGGAATGA
- a CDS encoding extracellular solute-binding protein: MRIRLTTLALAAMAFLSSPPVSNVAHADESQCRTAISLIGEPKYGPDFKNFDWVNPDAPKGGTLRQWADGTFDTLNPFSDKGVKAGGLNLIYDSLFANSPDEPETQYGLIAECASYPDDFSSVTFKLRPEAKFNDGTPITPEDVIFSFDEFKKVNPFYAFYYKNVVKAEKTGDHEVKFTFDSKGNRELPMIVGQMSVVPKAYWEGKDANGRQRSLSETTVEPPLGSGVYRIKSVDMGRKIVYERVPDYWAKDLPVMRGQYNFDTLEVTYYRDRSPAFEDFKTGKLDFWMENRAAAWASQYDFDALKKGLVKKEALPVKRVAGMQSFAFNIRRPQFQDPRVRQAFNLLFNFEETNKKLFYGSYVRLNSFFANSDLASKGLPEGRELEILNEVKSEVPPEVFTTEWKNPVNNKEGDYRKHQQEALKLFEAAGWQIKSEVADDGSCGFFCKAMRVVGLSSAQTARVLRNAKGEQMTAEFLIDGDTFQNIILPYVQNLKALGINASVRAVDDAQYKQREDSRDFDIIVDNFAQSNSPGNEQRDFWGSAAADKPGSRNTIGIKNPAVDTLIDKIVFAKDRADLVAATHALDRVLLWNFYVVPQWYYPYERIAYWDIFGRPKILPSQSASLMQVWWIDPEKQKAVATAKAK; encoded by the coding sequence ATGCGGATACGCCTGACGACGTTAGCCCTTGCCGCCATGGCGTTCCTGAGTTCTCCGCCGGTTTCGAACGTGGCGCACGCCGACGAGTCCCAATGCCGCACGGCGATCTCGCTCATCGGCGAACCGAAGTACGGTCCCGATTTCAAGAATTTCGACTGGGTAAACCCGGATGCGCCGAAAGGCGGCACACTCCGTCAGTGGGCGGACGGTACGTTCGATACGCTCAATCCGTTCTCGGATAAGGGCGTCAAGGCCGGCGGACTTAACCTTATCTATGACAGCCTGTTCGCGAACAGTCCCGACGAGCCCGAGACGCAATATGGCCTGATCGCAGAATGCGCATCCTACCCGGATGATTTTTCCTCCGTGACGTTCAAGCTGCGCCCCGAAGCCAAATTCAACGACGGCACGCCGATCACGCCCGAGGACGTGATTTTCTCGTTCGATGAGTTCAAGAAGGTCAATCCGTTCTATGCCTTCTACTACAAGAACGTCGTCAAGGCGGAAAAGACCGGCGATCACGAGGTGAAGTTCACCTTCGACTCCAAAGGCAACCGCGAGTTGCCGATGATCGTCGGCCAGATGAGCGTGGTGCCGAAGGCGTATTGGGAAGGCAAAGACGCCAACGGCCGCCAGCGCAGCCTTAGCGAGACGACGGTCGAACCGCCGCTCGGCAGCGGCGTCTACAGGATCAAGTCGGTCGATATGGGCCGCAAGATCGTCTACGAGCGCGTTCCCGACTATTGGGCGAAAGATCTGCCGGTGATGCGCGGACAATATAACTTCGATACGCTCGAAGTAACGTATTACCGCGACCGGTCTCCGGCGTTCGAGGACTTTAAGACGGGCAAGCTCGATTTCTGGATGGAGAACCGGGCTGCCGCGTGGGCCTCGCAATACGATTTCGACGCGCTGAAAAAAGGCCTCGTCAAGAAAGAGGCGCTGCCGGTTAAGCGGGTTGCCGGGATGCAGTCGTTCGCGTTCAATATCCGGCGGCCTCAGTTCCAAGATCCGCGCGTGCGTCAGGCGTTCAATCTACTGTTCAATTTCGAGGAGACGAACAAGAAGCTGTTCTACGGATCGTATGTGCGTCTCAACAGCTTTTTTGCGAACTCCGATCTCGCGTCCAAGGGGCTGCCCGAAGGGCGCGAACTCGAAATTCTGAACGAGGTCAAATCCGAGGTGCCGCCGGAGGTTTTCACGACGGAGTGGAAAAACCCGGTCAACAATAAGGAAGGCGACTATCGCAAGCACCAGCAGGAAGCGCTGAAGCTTTTCGAGGCTGCTGGCTGGCAAATCAAGAGCGAAGTGGCCGACGACGGCTCCTGCGGATTTTTCTGCAAGGCGATGCGCGTAGTCGGATTGTCGTCGGCGCAGACAGCACGCGTTCTGAGGAACGCCAAGGGCGAGCAGATGACCGCCGAATTCCTGATCGACGGCGACACGTTCCAGAACATCATTCTGCCCTACGTCCAGAACCTCAAGGCGCTCGGCATCAATGCTTCGGTTCGGGCGGTCGACGATGCGCAATACAAACAACGCGAAGACAGTCGCGACTTCGACATCATCGTCGACAACTTCGCGCAATCGAATTCGCCCGGAAATGAGCAGCGCGACTTCTGGGGATCAGCTGCGGCCGACAAGCCCGGCAGCCGTAACACCATCGGCATCAAGAATCCGGCGGTCGACACATTGATCGACAAGATCGTGTTCGCGAAAGACCGTGCCGATCTCGTTGCCGCGACACACGCGCTCGACCGCGTGCTTCTCTGGAACTTCTACGTCGTTCCGCAATGGTACTACCCTTATGAGCGTATTGCGTATTGGGATATCTTCGGCCGACCGAAAATCCTGCCCTCGCAGTCTGCATCGTTGATGCAGGTCTGGTGGATCGACCCCGAAAAGCAGAAGGCCGTCGCAACAGCAAAGGCAAAATGA
- a CDS encoding microcin C ABC transporter permease YejB, whose protein sequence is MAIYLLKRVLLVIPTLFGIMLFSFIIIQFAPGGPVEQMIAQLTGNSSSIVSRMGGGGGDALGGGNAATAQLGQGAADAITSKYRGAQGLDPAFIKSLEKQFGFDKPAHERFLLMMKNYATFNFGKSYFRDVSVLELIKEKLPVSISLGLWMTLLTYLISIPLGIRKAVKDGQPFDAWSSAVLVIGYAIPGFLFAVLLLILFAGSSFFQWFPSRGLFSDNWDQLSLFGKITDYLWHLTLPIIAMAVGSFTAMTFLTKNSFLDEIRKQYVVAARAKGLTENQVLYGHVFRNAMLLVISGFPSAFISAFFSGALLIETIFSLDGLGLLSFESIEKRDYPVVFASLYIFSLVGLFVGILSDFVYTLVDPRIDFETREV, encoded by the coding sequence ATGGCCATATATCTTCTGAAACGGGTGCTGCTCGTCATACCGACGCTGTTCGGCATCATGCTGTTCTCGTTTATCATCATTCAGTTCGCACCGGGCGGTCCGGTCGAACAGATGATCGCACAACTCACCGGGAACTCCTCCTCGATCGTCAGCCGCATGGGCGGCGGAGGCGGCGATGCGCTCGGCGGCGGCAATGCCGCGACGGCGCAACTCGGGCAAGGCGCTGCCGATGCGATCACATCCAAATATCGCGGCGCACAGGGGCTCGATCCGGCCTTCATCAAGAGCCTCGAGAAGCAATTCGGCTTCGACAAGCCGGCGCACGAGCGCTTTCTCCTGATGATGAAGAATTATGCCACCTTCAATTTCGGCAAGAGCTATTTCCGCGACGTATCCGTCCTTGAGTTGATCAAGGAGAAGCTGCCCGTTTCGATTTCTCTCGGGTTGTGGATGACGCTGCTGACCTATCTGATCTCGATCCCGCTCGGCATCCGCAAGGCCGTGAAAGACGGCCAGCCTTTTGATGCCTGGTCGAGCGCCGTTCTGGTCATCGGTTATGCGATTCCGGGATTCCTGTTCGCGGTTCTGCTGCTCATTCTGTTCGCCGGCTCGTCGTTCTTCCAATGGTTTCCGTCGCGGGGACTGTTCTCCGACAACTGGGATCAGCTCTCGCTTTTCGGGAAGATCACCGATTACCTCTGGCACCTGACGCTGCCGATCATCGCAATGGCGGTCGGGTCATTCACGGCGATGACGTTCCTGACTAAGAATTCGTTTCTCGATGAAATCCGTAAGCAGTACGTCGTCGCGGCGCGCGCCAAGGGCCTTACGGAAAATCAGGTTCTTTACGGCCACGTCTTCCGCAACGCGATGCTGCTCGTTATTTCGGGCTTCCCGTCGGCATTCATCAGCGCGTTCTTCTCGGGTGCCCTGCTGATCGAGACGATCTTCTCGCTCGACGGGCTCGGGCTTCTGTCGTTCGAAAGCATCGAAAAGCGCGACTATCCCGTCGTGTTCGCGTCCCTCTACATTTTCTCGCTGGTCGGGCTGTTCGTCGGAATTCTATCCGACTTCGTCTACACCCTTGTCGATCCGCGCATCGATTTCGAGACGCGCGAGGTCTGA
- a CDS encoding glutathione S-transferase family protein: MTEKTLTHYHAPNTRSLTIRWLFEELGAPHELKVLNLKKGEHKTPEYLTINPMGKVPTIVHGSTPVTEVGAIAIYLADLFPEAGLAPAIGDPERGTYLRWIIFNQSAVEPAICDFALKREPGQPSMMPYGTYDETMKAFAGALAKGPYILGDSFSAADVVVGSGVRWMLMFKLLPEQPEFTNYADRVTHRPAFVRAVTKDAELAKVLAT; encoded by the coding sequence ATGACTGAGAAAACGCTAACGCATTATCATGCGCCGAATACACGCTCGCTGACGATTCGCTGGCTGTTCGAAGAGCTCGGCGCGCCGCACGAGCTGAAAGTTCTCAACCTGAAGAAGGGCGAGCACAAAACGCCCGAATATCTGACCATCAATCCGATGGGCAAGGTTCCGACGATTGTGCATGGCAGTACGCCCGTCACCGAAGTCGGTGCGATCGCGATCTATCTGGCCGATCTCTTTCCGGAAGCTGGCCTTGCTCCGGCAATCGGCGATCCCGAGCGCGGAACGTATTTGCGATGGATCATCTTCAATCAAAGCGCGGTTGAGCCCGCGATATGCGATTTCGCATTGAAGCGAGAACCGGGACAACCGTCGATGATGCCTTATGGCACGTATGACGAAACGATGAAGGCCTTTGCCGGCGCACTCGCCAAGGGCCCTTACATTCTAGGCGATAGTTTTTCCGCGGCCGACGTCGTCGTTGGATCGGGCGTGCGCTGGATGCTGATGTTCAAGCTGCTGCCCGAGCAGCCGGAATTTACGAACTATGCCGATCGCGTGACGCACCGGCCGGCGTTCGTCCGTGCGGTGACGAAAGATGCTGAGCTTGCGAAAGTGCTCGCGACCTAG
- a CDS encoding extracellular solute-binding protein gives MIMVPRLSILAAAIALIFSAATSAEAEPRHGLSVFGELKYPADFQHFDYVNPDAPKGGRMVTLGTGGANTFDNLNPYILKGDAAQGLDFLFDALMVRAQDEPDAVYGLVAKSADVAPDGLSVTFKLRPEAKFSDGTPITADDVVFSFKTLKEKGHPAISQPLHDVVSAEAVDPETVRYTFKGTLTRDLPITVAQLPVLSKAYYSTQPFEETSLKPPLGSGPYRIKDFKPGTFITYTRRNDYWAKDLPVNRGRFNFDEVRYDYYRDRNIELEALKSGQIDFREEFSSVSWATGYDIPAVRDGRLIKTSLPDNRPSGAQGFFINTRRDKFKDPRVRLALDLVFDFEWSNKKLFYGLYKRTTSYFENSDMKATGLPSPEELNLLDPYKDKLSPEVFGEPYVPPVTDGSGNNRDNLKKARDLLIAAGWKPGADHMLHNAKGELLTIEFLDFEAAFERITVPYTDNLKRIGVDASWRLVDPSQYERRVKSFDFDVTTQRYALRLTPGIELRSYWGSEAAKLDGSFNLPGIADPAVDGLIDKVTAAKSRAELVTATHASDRVLRAGHYWVPHWYKASYGIAYWNKYSRPAVQPKYDAGVLDTWWFDPKKAEVLASGKPEAQSQEQPAKP, from the coding sequence ATGATCATGGTGCCGAGATTATCGATTCTCGCTGCAGCGATTGCGCTTATTTTCTCGGCGGCGACAAGCGCTGAGGCAGAGCCACGTCATGGACTCTCCGTTTTTGGTGAGCTGAAATATCCAGCCGATTTTCAGCACTTCGACTATGTCAATCCCGATGCACCGAAGGGCGGCCGGATGGTGACGCTCGGGACCGGCGGGGCGAACACGTTCGACAATCTCAATCCGTATATTTTGAAGGGCGATGCGGCCCAGGGGCTCGATTTCCTGTTTGATGCATTGATGGTTCGCGCGCAGGACGAGCCCGATGCGGTGTACGGCTTGGTCGCGAAGTCGGCGGACGTCGCGCCGGACGGTCTGTCGGTGACGTTCAAGCTGCGCCCCGAAGCGAAGTTTTCGGACGGCACACCGATCACGGCGGACGACGTCGTCTTTTCGTTCAAGACGCTGAAGGAGAAAGGCCATCCGGCGATTTCGCAGCCGCTGCACGATGTCGTGTCGGCAGAAGCGGTGGACCCGGAAACGGTGCGCTATACTTTCAAAGGAACGCTGACGCGCGATTTGCCGATTACGGTTGCGCAGCTTCCGGTGCTTTCCAAGGCTTATTATTCGACGCAGCCGTTCGAAGAAACGTCGCTGAAGCCGCCGCTGGGTTCCGGTCCTTACAGGATCAAGGATTTCAAGCCGGGCACATTCATCACGTATACGCGGCGTAACGATTACTGGGCGAAGGATTTGCCGGTCAACCGCGGACGCTTCAACTTCGACGAGGTTCGCTATGACTATTACCGCGACCGGAACATCGAGCTCGAAGCCCTGAAATCCGGGCAGATCGATTTTCGCGAAGAGTTTTCGAGCGTCTCATGGGCGACGGGCTACGACATCCCCGCCGTTCGGGATGGCCGCCTCATCAAGACATCGCTGCCCGACAACCGCCCTTCCGGCGCGCAAGGATTTTTCATCAACACGCGCCGCGACAAGTTCAAAGACCCGCGCGTGCGTTTGGCGCTCGATCTTGTGTTCGATTTCGAGTGGTCGAACAAGAAGCTGTTTTACGGGCTCTACAAGCGGACGACGAGCTACTTCGAAAATTCCGACATGAAGGCGACGGGCTTGCCGAGCCCCGAGGAATTGAACCTGCTCGATCCCTACAAGGACAAGCTTTCTCCGGAAGTCTTTGGTGAGCCTTATGTGCCGCCCGTCACCGACGGCAGCGGCAACAATCGCGACAATCTCAAGAAAGCCCGCGACCTTCTCATCGCAGCCGGATGGAAGCCTGGCGCCGACCACATGCTGCACAACGCCAAGGGCGAATTGCTGACGATCGAGTTCCTCGACTTCGAAGCCGCGTTCGAGCGCATCACCGTTCCCTATACCGACAATCTCAAGCGCATCGGCGTCGACGCCTCCTGGCGCCTCGTCGATCCAAGCCAATATGAGCGGCGCGTCAAATCCTTCGATTTCGACGTGACGACGCAGCGCTACGCGTTACGGCTGACGCCGGGCATCGAATTGCGCAGCTATTGGGGCTCGGAGGCGGCAAAGCTCGACGGCTCGTTCAATCTTCCGGGTATTGCAGATCCCGCTGTCGACGGTCTCATCGACAAGGTGACGGCAGCGAAATCGCGCGCGGAACTCGTCACCGCAACGCACGCCAGCGACCGGGTGCTCCGCGCTGGACATTACTGGGTCCCGCATTGGTACAAGGCATCCTACGGGATCGCCTATTGGAACAAGTACTCGCGTCCGGCCGTACAGCCGAAGTATGATGCAGGCGTGCTCGATACGTGGTGGTTCGATCCGAAGAAGGCCGAAGTGTTAGCTTCCGGCAAACCTGAAGCCCAATCCCAAGAGCAACCGGCGAAGCCCTGA